In Paenibacillus antri, the sequence CCGCGACGGCCAGTCCGGCCTCCCGCGTCAGTCGGGCGACCTCGCGTGCGGCGGCGACGTCGCCGTGCGGGACGTGGATGTCCCCGCCCCACTCGATCGCTTCCAATCCGGCCTCCGCCGCGAGCGCGGCGACGCGCGCGGGCGTCAGCGATCGGAACGTTATCGACACCAATCCCGTACGAATCATCCTTTGCCGCCCCTCCTCTATTTAAACCATCCCTTGTCCTTGAACCGCTTGATCGCCTCGATCCGATTCCCGACGTCGAGCTTGTCGAGAATGACGGAAATATAGTTACGCACCGTGCCGGTCGTAATGAACAGCTGGCTGGCGATTTCCTTCGTGTTTTTCCCGTCGGCCATCAGCTCGAGCACCTCGGTTTCCCGTTCGGTGAGCGGATTGCTCTCGGCGTACGCGTCGTCGACGAGGTCGGGCGCGTAGATGCGCCGTCCGGACATGACGCTGCGGATCGAATCGGCAAGCTCCTCGATCGGGCTGTCCTTCAGTAAATAACCGCTGACGCCCGCTTTGAGCGCCCGTTCGAAATACCCGGAGCGCGCGAACGTCGTCAGAATGACGACCTTGCAGCCGCTCCCCTTCAGCTCCTCCGCCGCTTCGAGGCCGCTCTTGGCCGGCATCTCGATGTCCATCACGCATATATCCGGCCGATGCTCCTTCACGAGACGCACGGCCTCCTCGCCGTTGTTCGCCCGGCCGACGACCGTCATGTCGGGCTCGAGATCCAGCAAGGAGGCGAGCGCGCCCAGCATCATCCGTTGGTCTTCCGCGATCACGATGCGAATCATGCGCGAATCTCCTCCTTCTCCGGCGGCTTGGGCATGTTCGGCACGCGGATGACGACCGTCGTCCCGTGAACGGACTCGATGTCGAACGATCCGTTCACGAATTCGAGCCGCTCGCGCATGCCTCGCAGGCCATTGCCGCGAACCGTATTTTTCGCTATTCCGACGCCGTTGTCCGACACCCGCAAGACGAGCTCGGTGCGCGACGGCCGGAAGGCGATCGTGCATACCGACGCCTTGCTGTGCCTAACGACGTTCGTGACGGCTTCTTTCAAGCACATGCTCAGTACGTTCTCGATCATTAGCGACGTATCCAGATGCGTCGGGTCGCCTTCGAGCCGCAGCTCGATTTCGGCGGCCTTCAGGATTTGCCGGACGCGGTACAACTCGTCTTCCACCCGGTCGCCGCGCATCGAGGTGACCATCTCCCGCACTTCTTTCAGCGCCGTCCGCGCCGTCTGCCGGATGTCGTCGAGCTCCGCGCGCGCTTGCCTCGCGTCCAGGTCGATCAGCTTTCCGGCGAGATCGGTCTTCAGTCCGATCAGCGACAGCTTCTGACCGAGCGTGTCGTGCAGGTCGCGGGCGATGCGTTGGCGCTCTTCGAGCTTGACGAGCTCGGAGATGCGCTTGTTCGCATTTTCCAACTGGCCCTCCAGCTTATCCTGCCGATTCTTGTTGTACGTGCTGACCGGAAGCAGAACGACGCCGATCAGACAGACGAGCACGAAAGGCAGCTGCGTGATGAAGACCGGATTTTTCGTCGCGAAGCCGACGTTGACCGTCACGATCGTACTGATCAGATGAATCGTATAGAACGTGAAGAAGGCG encodes:
- a CDS encoding response regulator transcription factor, yielding MIRIVIAEDQRMMLGALASLLDLEPDMTVVGRANNGEEAVRLVKEHRPDICVMDIEMPAKSGLEAAEELKGSGCKVVILTTFARSGYFERALKAGVSGYLLKDSPIEELADSIRSVMSGRRIYAPDLVDDAYAESNPLTERETEVLELMADGKNTKEIASQLFITTGTVRNYISVILDKLDVGNRIEAIKRFKDKGWFK
- a CDS encoding sensor histidine kinase translates to MSKWSQFFIKNTGLGPYVWVVFYILPFYFIFRSSSPYEIALGIGLILLFFACYVMAFVSKKGWLVFFWTSVQILVSIVMTVLFGYVYFSLFLAFFIGNLQNRVAFFTFYTIHLISTIVTVNVGFATKNPVFITQLPFVLVCLIGVVLLPVSTYNKNRQDKLEGQLENANKRISELVKLEERQRIARDLHDTLGQKLSLIGLKTDLAGKLIDLDARQARAELDDIRQTARTALKEVREMVTSMRGDRVEDELYRVRQILKAAEIELRLEGDPTHLDTSLMIENVLSMCLKEAVTNVVRHSKASVCTIAFRPSRTELVLRVSDNGVGIAKNTVRGNGLRGMRERLEFVNGSFDIESVHGTTVVIRVPNMPKPPEKEEIRA